A single Aspergillus puulaauensis MK2 DNA, chromosome 7, nearly complete sequence DNA region contains:
- a CDS encoding nicotinate-nicotinamide nucleotide adenylyltransferase (COG:S;~EggNog:ENOG410PP04;~InterPro:IPR014729,IPR005248;~go_function: GO:0016779 - nucleotidyltransferase activity [Evidence IEA];~go_process: GO:0009435 - NAD biosynthetic process [Evidence IEA]) — MDPSKLQAIRQHYTLALKRFLESTKTFEVITTVARAEEPRPSSAADGVLYVLDSSFNPPTLAHRHIACSAVLENWGTPSRLLLLLATQNADKPSKPASFEDRLIMMQLCAQDLLAFLESKIPSVDIGKLPVVDIGVTKEPYFVDKAVGIETAGVYPRSLEQVHLTGYDTLIRIFNTKYYPPDHTLAPLEPFLSKHRLRVTVRPDSEWGSKAEQEAYLSNLAKGGRESEGGKREWAKQIRLVEGDKDEKQSVSSTKAREAIQSNPLNPSNLDWLVPEKVRDFVLSGRLYSE, encoded by the coding sequence ATGGACCCCTCGAAGCTCCAGGCGATAAGGCAACACTATACTTTGGCCCTGAAACGCTTTCTCGAGTCAACCAAGACCTTCGAAGTCATTACGACCGTTGCCCGCGCTGAAGAACCCCGGCCGTCCTCCGCGGCCGACGGTGTCCTCTATGTTCTGGATTCGTCGTTCAACCCTCCAACTCTTGCACATCGCCATATTGCGTGTTCTGCTGTTTTAGAGAACTGGGGAACGCCTTCCCGCCTGCTCCTTTTACTCGCAACCCAGAATGCGGATAAGCCCTCCAAACCGGCCTCGTTTGAAGACCGGTTGATCATGATGCAACTTTGTGCTCAGGACCTCCTGGCGTTCCTTGAATCCAAGATACCATCTGTGGACATCGGGAAGCTTCCCGTGGTCGATATCGGAGTAACCAAAGAGCCATATTTCGTGGATAAAGCAGTCGGGATTGAAACTGCTGGAGTATATCCCCGGTCTCTGGAACAAGTTCATCTCACCGGCTACGATACCTTGATCCGGATCTTTAATACTAAGTACTACCCACCGGACCACACCCTTGCTCCCCTGGAGCCGTTTCTTTCCAAGCATCGGCTCAGGGTCACCGTACGTCCGGACAGTGAATGGGGTAGCAAAGCTGAACAGGAAGCCTATCTTAGCAACCTAGCCAAAGGAGGCCGGGAGAGCGAAGGGGGTAAGCGGGAATGGGCAAAGCAAATCCGTCTTGTTGAGGGAGACAAGGATGAAAAGCAATCCGTGAGTTCGACAAAGGCGCGAGAAGCTATCCAGTCGAACCCATTGAACCCGAGTAACCTTGACTGGTTGGTACCGGAAAAAGTCCGAGATTTTGTTCTCTCGGGACGGCTGTACTCGGAGTAA
- a CDS encoding uncharacterized protein (COG:S;~EggNog:ENOG410PXGM;~InterPro:IPR019419;~TransMembrane:2 (o65-84i105-124o)): protein MAGTDSTVEATKQTFVQKFRAWGENPFPPTLLATLITAQYMRPFQAVPMFFPPVLLFTSYANLQGFKTDGAGISAAWSGLYLLLAGRRKQPFMKKWGARGITRGATMGLCLVNMVGGGLAYTMGKREDEEDDE, encoded by the exons ATGGCCGGCACAGACTCAACAGTGGAAGCAACCAAACAAACCTTCGTGCAGAAGTTCCGAGCATGGGGAG AAAACCCATTCCCGCCCACGCTCCTTGCGACCCTCATCACAGCGCAATATATGCGCCCGTTCCAGGCCGTGCCCATGTTCTTCCCGccggtcctcctcttcaccagctACGCAAACCTGCAAGGCTTCAAAACTGACGGTGCGGGTATCAGCGCTGCTTGGTCGGGCCTCTATCTTTTGCTCGCCGGTCGGCGGAAGCAGCCATTTATGAAGAAATGGGGTGCCCGCGGCATCACCCGAGGCGCGACGATGGGACTCTGCTTAGTTAACATGGTTGGCGGTGGGCTGGCTTACACAATGGGCAAGagggaagatgaggaagacgatgagtAA
- a CDS encoding J domain-containing protein (COG:O;~EggNog:ENOG410PIVI;~InterPro:IPR001623,IPR036869,IPR015399,IPR018253;~PFAM:PF00226,PF09320;~TransMembrane:1 (o220-238i)), giving the protein MPSATASGADTGGSATSRDHSQGNQDRKYTPDQKAAVLRIRKCTATAFYEILSVEKTATDGEIKKAYRKLSLVTHPDKNGYEGADEAFKMVSRAFQVLSDSDKRSKYDRFGGDPDSRFQPSAGPAGASPFGGGFGGGGFPRGGAAFDDEISPEELFNRFFNGGLGGGFGPFGGPQFVFNMGGGPGFRVHQFGGARPRRRPRDADAQSEPTPSLGATFRQLLPLILLFVLPLLSSLFSGSATSSTPQYRFDPVPPHTMKRTTPDIQIDYFLNPKDVSDFSSREFRNMDKKVEVDHVNKLRFECDSEIHARERMIQDAQGWFFPDVEKMKAARAMEMKGCQQFEKLTKLRRKY; this is encoded by the exons ATGCCATCGGCCACAGCGTCTGGCGCTGACACTGGTGGCTCTGCGACATCTCGTGACCACAGCCAAGGCAACCAGGACCGCAAATATACACCAGACCAAAAGGCGGCCGTGCTCCGGATACGAAAATGCACTGCGACGGCGTTCTACGAGATTTTATCAGTGGAGAAGACAGCGACGGACGGCGAAATCAAGAAGGCATACCGGAAACTGAGTTTGGTGACGCATCCCGATAAGAACGGGTATGAGGGGGCGGACGAGGCGTTCAAAA TGGTGTCTCGCGCTTTCCAGGTTCTGTCGGATTCGGACAAAAGGTCCAAGTATGATAGGTTTGGTGGTGATCCAGATAGCAGGTTCCAGCCGAGTGCTGGCCCTGCCGGTGCGTCGCCTTTCGGCGGCGgatttggtggaggtggtttCCCTCGTGGAGGCGCAGCGTTTGACGACGAGATATCCCCCGAAGAGTTGTTCAATCGGTTCTTTAACGGTGGTCTCGGCGGTGGGTTTGGTCCATTTG GTGGTCCGCAGTTCGTTTTCAACATGGGAGGCGGCCCCGGATTTAGAGTTCATCAATTCGGGGGCGCTCGGCCGCGAAGACGGCCTCGCGATGCCGATGCACAATCCGAGCCCACACCCTCTTTAGGTGCTACATTCCGACAGCTCTTGCCTcttatcctcctcttcgtcctccccttactctcttccctcttctctGGTAGCGCTACTTCCTCCACGCCGCAATATCGATTCGACCCCGTACCTCCTCATACTATGAAGCGAACAACGCCAGATATCCAAATAGATTACTTCCTCAACCCGAAAGACGTCTCCGATTTCAGCTCTCGAGAATTCCGTAACATGGACAAGAAGGTGGAGGTAGACCATGTTAACAAGCTCAGATTTGAGTGCGACAGTGAAATTCACGCTCGCGAGCGGATGATTCAGGACGCCCAGGGCTGGTTCTTCCCAGATGTAGAGAAGATGAAAGCGGCTAgagcgatggagatgaagggTTGTCAGCAATTTGAGAAACTTACGAAGCTGAGGAGAAAGTATTAG
- a CDS encoding ubiquitin-ubiquitin ligase UFD2 (BUSCO:EOG09260NWN;~COG:O;~EggNog:ENOG410PGAX;~InterPro:IPR013083,IPR019474,IPR003613;~PFAM:PF10408,PF04564;~go_component: GO:0000151 - ubiquitin ligase complex [Evidence IEA];~go_function: GO:0004842 - ubiquitin-protein transferase activity [Evidence IEA];~go_function: GO:0034450 - ubiquitin-ubiquitin ligase activity [Evidence IEA];~go_process: GO:0006511 - ubiquitin-dependent protein catabolic process [Evidence IEA];~go_process: GO:0016567 - protein ubiquitination [Evidence IEA]) — protein MGDNVSEADRIRNKRLAKLANSSPSAETSTEQPSAPSTPQAPEAPSQSRPNKSTTPSTSKPEQEESEGKRIKITPAASSPAQQPQSITPVSNTPPPAKAEDTLEAFEDRTLSAVFKITLDENRQKDIHGQRLTFIPGVRSELQDQNRGLRIDTSILDQALLEAASSQPDGKPLDYLLPCWKRVSRLHKGFRRAHADDPKFEVICEARRLCMSYSVFALTMPEMFGVDPSGWSPLKPYLLLDPEDDKGVDLDFLSEAVKRFGEDDSVKPAFIAAVEELSRELSSLGIGDDYKPYVTALRNLVRHSAIASAITESSIFNESRDPASFEKETLLGPWFRLSPLEGSATMSFFSSPKTRDQNYILSAQRSIRMVQELLSSDHLDIINHMIRASTDARNRVLDWFGTALNINHKRRAMQVDPNTVSSDGFMFNLTTCMDHLCQPFMDANFTKIDRIDIEYLHRNPRVDMRDETKINADQHASDAFYAKKSEGTSNFITEIFFLTVAAHHYGSESLTSKLETLEKDLRHMETTLAKLEAERHKWSSNPVQLRLFETHVKRFKDKVDMGLALKYSLQGVLFDDQWQFRSMTFMRYVVVWLLKVVSGKNFPKEQLTLPLPQNPPEVFKCLPEYFLDDIISNFKFIMWCMPQIITATQGDELVMLCVAFLESSEYIKNPYLKAGLVSILYRGTWPRPGGATGVLVDLLNSMPFANEYLLHACMKFYIEAEHTGAHTQFYDKFNIRYEIFQIIKCVWPNALYRAKLLNQANHHLDFFVQFVNLLLNDVTYVLDESFGSFKTIYNTQLELRTEGANMDPTVRQEKEELVSQAQRSAKSYMQLTNETMAMLKLFTEALADAFTMPEIVQRLADMLDYNLDAMVGPKSSNLRVENLHEYGFRPRALLSEIVDVYLNLMGKQNFIVAVARDGRSYKPANFEKAAEILRKWSLKSPEELKSWDQLLLKAKQAKEEDEQAEEDLGEIPDEFLDPLMYTLMEDPVILPASRMSLDRSTIRSHLLSDPHDPFNRVPLKMEDVLPDTELKTKIEDFKRQKIAERRGGQGQAAAEAMDTSTD, from the exons ATGGGCGATAACGTTTCAGAGGCGGATAGA ATCCGCAACAAGCGTCTAGCTAAGCTTGCGaactcatcgccgtcggcggAAACAAGCACTGAACAGCCATCCGCACCCTCTACCCCTCAAGCCCCAGAGGCACCATCGCAATCACGGCCTAACAAAAGCACCACACCGTCCACATCAAaaccagaacaagaagaatcAGAAGGGAAACGGATCAAGATAACACCTGCAGCCTCATCGCCCGCCCAGCAACCGCAATCCATAACCCCCGTCTCAAACACCCCGCCTCCCGCGAAAGCTGAAGATACTCTGGAAGCTTTCGAAGACCGGACATTGAGCGCTGTATTTAAAATTACATTGGACGAGAATCGACAGAAGGATATCCACGGGCAGAGATTGACATTTATTCCCGGTGTGCGGAGTGAACTACAGGACCAGAACCGGGGATTGCGGATTGATACCTCTATTCTAGACCAGGCTCTTTTAGAAGCggcatccagccagccagatgGGAAACCTTTGGATTACCTATTACCATGCTGGAAACGGGTATCGAGACTACACAAGGGGTTTCGGAGGGCCCACGCCGATGACCCTAAGTTCGAGGTGATTTGTGAGGCTCGGCGCTTGTGTATGAGCTACTCTGTGTTTGCTCTTACCATGCCGGAGATGTTTGG AGTTGATCCATCGGGATGGTCGCCTCTCAAACCCTATCTCCTTCTAGACCCCGAAGATGACAAGGGAGTTGATCTTGATTTCTTAAGCGAAGCTGTCAAGCGGTTTGGAGAGGATGATTCTGTCAAGCCTGCTTTTATTGCAGCTGTTGAGGAATTGAGTAGGGAGCTTTCCTCGTTGGGGATTGGCGATGACTACAAGCCATATGTAACA GCTTTGCGAAACCTTGTTCGGCACTCTGCAATTGCTTCAGCTATCACTGAGTCGTCTATCTTCAACGAGTCACGGGACCCTGCCTCGTTTGAGAAGGAGACTCTTCTTGGACCATGGTTTCGCTTGTCTCCCCTTGAAGGTAGCGCTACCATGTCGTTTTTCTCGAGTCCCAAGACAAGGGACCAAAATTACATCTTGAGCGCACAGCGATCGATCCGTATGGTACAGGAGTTGCTTAGCTCTGATCATCTCGATATAATCAACCATATGATTCGAGCCTCGACAGATGCAAGAAACAGAGTTCTAGACTGGTTTGGAACCGCGTTAAATATTAACCACAAACGGCGGGCAATGCAGGTAGACCCAAATACCGTATCCTCTGATGGGTTCATGTTCAACCTTACCACATGTATGGACCACCTCTGCCAACCCTTCATGGACGCGAATTTCACCAAG ATCGACAGGATTGATATTGAGTATCTACATCGAAACCCTCGGGTTGATATGAGGGATGAAACTAAAATTAATGCCGACCAACACGCCTCCGATGCATTCTATGCAAAGAAGTCCGAAGGCACATCAAATTTCATTACTGAAATATTCTTCCTGACCGTTGCTGCCCATCATTATGGAAGCGAATCCCTGACTTCTAAACTAGAAACGCTTGAGAAAGACCTGAGACACATGGAAACTACTCTTGCTAAGCTCGAGGCAGAGCGGCATAAGTGGTCGAGTAACCCGGTCCAGCTTAGGCTTTTTGAAACACATGTAAAGAGATTCAAGGACAAAGTGGACATGGGCCTGGCTTTGAAGTACAGTCTTCAAGGTGTGCTGTTTGACGATCAATGGCAGTTCCGGTCTATGACATTCATGCGCTATGTTGTTGTCTGGCTGCTTAAGGTGGTTTCTGGCAAGAACTTCCCTAAGGAACAACTAACATTGCCTCTTCCCCAAAATCCTCCTGAAGTTTTCAAGTGTCTTCCTGAATACTTCCTGGATGACATTATCAGCAACTTCAAATTCATCATGTGGTGTATGCCGCAGATCATCACTGCCACCCAAGGCGATGAGCTAGTCATGCTTTGCGTCGCCTTTTTGGAGAGCTCGGAGTACATCAAAAACCCTTACCTAAAGGCTGGCCTCGTTTCAATCTTGTACCGAGGGACATGGCCTCGCCCTGGTGGTGCCACGGGTGTCCTGGTGGACCTGTTGAACTCCATGCCTTTCGCTAATGAATACTTGCTACACGCCTGTATGAAGTTTTACATCGAGGCCGAACATACGGGTGCGCACACCCAATTCTATGACAAATTCAACATTCGGTACGAGATTTTCCAGATTATCAAATGCGTCTGGCCCAATGCGCTCTACCGAGCAAAGCTTCTCAACCAAGCCAACCACCACCTGGACTTTTTCGTTCAGTTTGTCAACCTACTCCTCAACGACGTCACCTATGTGCTTGATGAATCTTTTGGTAGTTTCAAGACGATCTACAACACTCAACTAGAACTTCGCACAGAAGGGGCTAACATGGACCCCACAGTGCGtcaggaaaaggaagaacTTGTATCACAGGCGCAACGCAGTGCCAAGTCGTACATGCAGTTGACCAACGAGACCATGGCCATGCTTAAACTATTCACTGAAGCCCTAGCAGATGCCTTCACTATGCCAGAAATCGTCCAAAGACTGGCGGACATGCTTGACTATAACCTGGATGCCATGGTTGGACCCAAGAGTTCTAACCTGCGAGTCGAAAACTTGCACGAATACGGGTTCCGACCACGAGCACTCCTGAGTGAGATTGTAGATGTGTACCTGAACTTGATGGGCAAGCAGAATTTtatcgttgctgttgctcgAGACGGGCGCTCTTACAAACCCGCCAACTTCGAAAAGGCTGCAGAGATCCTGCGCAAGTGGTCTCTCAAATCTCCTGAGGAGCTCAAGAGTTGGGACCAACTCCTATTGAAAGCCAAGcaggccaaggaggaagatgaacaAGCAGAAGAGGATCTTGGAGAGATTCCAGACGAATTCCTTGATCCTCTAATGTACACATTGATGGAGGACCCTGTGATTCTTCCTGCGTCGAGGATGTCCCTTGACCGCTCCACCATCCGTTCTCATCTACTGAGCGATCCACACGACCCCTTCAACCGAGTAccattgaagatggaggacGTTTTACCTG ATACCGAGCTCAAGACGAAGATCGAGGACTTCAAGCGGCAAAAGATTGCcgagcgacgaggaggacaggGCCAGGCGGCAGCCGAGGCGATGGACACATCCACTGACTGA